Proteins encoded together in one Halothermothrix orenii H 168 window:
- a CDS encoding cobalamin-dependent protein (Presence of a B(12) (cobalamin)-binding domain implies dependence on cobalamin itself, in one of its several forms, or in some unusual lineages, dependence on a cobalamin-like analog.): protein MERLIIGASIGNCVHVAGVLNFLRLAEEHGYNTKFLGPAVSIDYLLDAVQESNPEMVAVGYRLTPETGYNLFKRLKESVIERGLTGYKFVFGGTLPVAREARKVGLFDAIFSGEEELEEIIAFLEGREFKSEDINFGENLLERIEIKKPYPVIRHHFGLPSVEKTREGIKKISESKVLDVISLGPDQNAQESFFRPEEMDEDEKGAGGVPVRTEQDLISLYEATRRGNYPLMRCYSGTRDVFKMAEMLLRTIHNAWAAIPLSWYNRLDGRGPRGLLESIRENQQLMKWHGVRDIPVEVNESHHWSLRDAHDTVAVVMAFLAAYNAKQMGVKNYIAQYMFNNPAGTTASMDLAKMLAKKELIESLVDDKFRVLTQVRAGLASFPPNLDRAKGQLAYSTYLGMALKPDIVHVVGYSEADHAATSSDVIESCQIARQVINNSIYGYPGIGYDPDIKKRKDELLKEAEILLNAIKNVANNDVEDPWSDPETLARSIKIGLIDAPHLKGNPEAAGKLTTRMVNGACYAYDYNEDRIITEEERIQRLGG from the coding sequence ATGGAACGATTAATAATTGGGGCTTCGATTGGAAATTGTGTCCATGTAGCCGGTGTCCTAAATTTTCTTAGATTAGCTGAAGAACATGGTTATAATACTAAATTCTTGGGGCCCGCAGTGTCTATTGATTACCTGTTAGATGCTGTCCAGGAGTCAAACCCGGAAATGGTAGCAGTAGGATACAGGTTAACTCCGGAAACCGGCTACAATTTATTTAAAAGGCTAAAAGAAAGTGTTATTGAAAGGGGATTGACCGGCTATAAATTTGTGTTCGGTGGGACCCTACCTGTTGCCAGAGAAGCTAGAAAGGTAGGGCTTTTTGATGCTATCTTTAGTGGTGAAGAAGAACTTGAAGAAATTATTGCTTTTCTGGAAGGCAGGGAATTTAAGTCTGAAGATATCAACTTTGGTGAAAATTTGCTGGAGAGAATAGAGATTAAAAAACCATATCCTGTTATTAGACACCATTTTGGTCTTCCTTCGGTTGAGAAAACAAGAGAGGGAATAAAGAAGATATCGGAAAGCAAAGTCCTGGATGTAATTTCCCTTGGACCTGATCAAAATGCCCAGGAGTCATTCTTCAGGCCTGAAGAGATGGATGAAGATGAAAAAGGAGCCGGTGGTGTACCTGTGAGGACAGAACAGGACTTGATCTCATTATATGAGGCTACCAGACGGGGTAATTATCCCCTGATGCGGTGTTATAGTGGTACCCGTGATGTATTTAAAATGGCAGAGATGCTTTTAAGAACGATACATAATGCCTGGGCTGCCATCCCCCTTTCCTGGTATAATAGACTTGACGGTAGGGGCCCCAGGGGGCTTCTCGAGTCTATCAGGGAAAATCAACAGCTTATGAAATGGCATGGAGTACGTGATATACCCGTTGAAGTAAACGAATCTCACCACTGGAGTTTGAGAGATGCCCATGATACTGTAGCCGTGGTTATGGCTTTTTTAGCTGCTTATAATGCTAAACAAATGGGTGTTAAAAACTATATTGCCCAGTATATGTTCAATAACCCGGCAGGGACTACAGCTTCTATGGATCTGGCCAAGATGCTGGCTAAAAAAGAACTTATTGAAAGCCTGGTTGATGATAAGTTCAGGGTATTGACCCAGGTCAGGGCTGGTCTGGCCAGTTTTCCACCAAATCTGGACAGGGCTAAAGGTCAGCTTGCTTATTCAACCTATTTAGGTATGGCTTTGAAACCGGATATTGTCCATGTTGTAGGGTATTCAGAAGCAGACCATGCAGCCACAAGTTCTGATGTCATCGAAAGCTGTCAGATAGCAAGGCAGGTTATAAATAATTCCATTTATGGTTATCCTGGAATTGGATATGATCCTGATATTAAAAAACGTAAAGATGAACTATTAAAGGAAGCAGAAATTCTTCTAAATGCTATTAAAAATGTTGCTAATAATGATGTTGAGGATCCGTGGTCTGACCCTGAAACCCTGGCCCGTTCTATAAAGATTGGTTTAATTGATGCTCCTCACCTGAAGGGAAATCCTGAAGCAGCCGGAAAACTAACAACCCGCATGGTAAATGGAGCCTGTTATGCATATGATTATAACGAAGATAGAATAATAACAGAAGAAGAGAGAATACAACGCCTGGGGGGTTAG
- a CDS encoding Crp/Fnr family transcriptional regulator yields the protein MANGKDLSFLRKFILFSEMSDEDLSTVASLLQTRIFKDGTNIFFEGEEGDRVYFLKKGRVKVKKTSPDGGEQILEIITPGDVFGEVVLFGIDRYPATTVAIGEVVVDYLSRSKFRRYFTNNPEIGWGMLKVMARKLARSQKRIENLGLRDTKGRVATLIMDMMRDFGEKNNQVVKLHFNRQELANFIGTSRETVSRTLSEFKSEGLIDIKGKKLIIKDIEGLKRWL from the coding sequence GTGGCCAACGGTAAGGATTTAAGTTTTTTGAGGAAGTTTATTTTATTCTCTGAAATGAGTGATGAAGACCTGAGTACGGTTGCTTCTTTGCTGCAAACCCGTATTTTTAAAGATGGTACCAATATTTTTTTTGAAGGGGAAGAAGGGGACCGGGTATATTTCCTGAAAAAAGGAAGGGTAAAGGTCAAAAAAACTTCCCCTGATGGGGGTGAACAGATTCTGGAAATAATAACCCCGGGTGATGTATTCGGTGAGGTTGTTTTGTTCGGGATAGATAGGTATCCAGCTACTACTGTTGCTATTGGCGAGGTAGTAGTTGACTATCTATCCCGTTCAAAATTTAGAAGATACTTTACCAATAACCCGGAAATAGGGTGGGGAATGTTAAAAGTTATGGCCCGTAAACTGGCCCGCTCCCAGAAACGAATTGAAAATCTGGGGCTCAGGGATACCAAAGGCAGGGTTGCAACCCTTATTATGGATATGATGAGGGATTTTGGAGAGAAAAATAATCAAGTTGTTAAGCTTCATTTTAATCGTCAGGAACTGGCCAATTTTATTGGAACATCCCGGGAAACGGTAAGTCGGACTTTAAGTGAATTTAAAAGTGAGGGGTTAATAGATATTAAAGGGAAGAAGTTGATTATTAAAGATATAGAGGGTTTAAAGCGGTGGTTATAG
- a CDS encoding Rqc2 family fibronectin-binding protein, whose amino-acid sequence MALDGIMLAAIKKELTEELQGARVDKIYQPEADNLTFTLRQPGQNINLFISAGARNPRIHITSLKFKNPLTPPAFCMLLRKYLINGTIGEIKQPDFERILEITINKKNNIYRLIIEIMGRHSNIILTDDNGYILDAIKRITKEVNTKRELYPGIKYHYPPRQDKLNPLKVTREEFFKKIPDDFSQSSFKAIMYNFRGIGPNMAKEIVYRSGLDHKKPYGGLSPFERNKLWDGFNNIFRLVIEGKFKPTIGIDNNNNICYFSAFPLEHNKDIKKDLIFDNTASLFDYYYENKIKLAHIGSIKNSLIKVVSNYLKKNRKKRNKLRKQLNESKRADEYKKIGELIKANMYILTKGMKQAEVIDYFSPGQEKTNIKLDPKLSPSENAQRYFKKYNKAKKGVKYIKRELRKLKHEERYLEQVMLNLEQAESREEIREIKEELGDEGYIKKKNRINNRRKQQKPLPPLRFKATTGHDILVGRNNRQNDKLSKKIANNQDLWLHVKELPGSHVIIRNHTGDEIPTRTIKEAAIIAAYYSKGRMSENVPVDYTEIKHVKKPKGAKPGLVYYENYKTIYVNPDKKIIEKLAYQK is encoded by the coding sequence ATGGCACTTGATGGAATTATGCTAGCGGCAATTAAAAAAGAGCTGACCGAAGAACTACAGGGGGCAAGGGTTGATAAAATATATCAGCCTGAAGCTGACAATTTAACCTTTACCCTGAGACAACCAGGTCAAAATATTAATCTTTTTATCTCAGCCGGAGCCAGAAACCCCAGAATACATATTACCTCACTTAAATTCAAAAATCCCTTGACCCCACCAGCTTTTTGTATGTTATTACGAAAATACCTTATTAATGGAACCATCGGGGAGATAAAACAACCTGATTTTGAACGAATTCTGGAAATAACCATAAATAAAAAAAATAATATTTACAGGCTAATAATAGAAATAATGGGCAGGCACAGTAATATAATCCTGACTGATGACAATGGTTACATACTCGATGCCATAAAGAGAATTACTAAAGAAGTTAATACTAAAAGGGAACTATACCCTGGAATAAAGTATCATTATCCTCCCAGGCAGGATAAATTAAATCCCCTTAAGGTAACCAGGGAAGAGTTTTTTAAAAAGATTCCTGATGATTTTTCCCAGTCCTCTTTCAAGGCCATTATGTATAATTTTAGGGGGATTGGACCCAACATGGCAAAAGAAATTGTTTATAGGTCGGGACTTGACCATAAAAAACCCTACGGCGGTTTATCACCTTTTGAAAGAAATAAATTATGGGATGGTTTTAATAATATATTTAGGCTCGTTATTGAGGGTAAATTTAAACCAACTATTGGTATTGATAATAATAATAATATCTGTTATTTTTCCGCCTTTCCCCTTGAACATAATAAGGATATTAAAAAAGATTTAATATTTGATAATACAGCTTCCCTGTTTGATTATTACTATGAAAACAAAATTAAATTAGCCCATATTGGTAGTATTAAAAATAGTCTAATCAAGGTTGTATCCAACTATTTAAAGAAAAATCGAAAAAAAAGAAATAAACTGAGAAAACAGCTTAATGAGAGTAAAAGGGCGGACGAATATAAAAAAATAGGCGAGTTAATAAAGGCCAATATGTATATATTGACAAAGGGAATGAAACAGGCTGAAGTTATTGATTATTTTAGTCCGGGTCAGGAAAAAACCAACATCAAACTTGATCCTAAGTTAAGTCCTTCAGAAAATGCCCAGCGATATTTCAAAAAATACAACAAAGCTAAAAAGGGTGTAAAATATATCAAAAGGGAATTAAGGAAATTAAAACATGAAGAAAGATACCTAGAGCAGGTCATGTTAAATCTGGAACAGGCTGAAAGCAGGGAGGAAATCAGGGAAATAAAAGAAGAGCTAGGGGATGAAGGTTATATTAAAAAAAAGAACAGGATAAATAATAGAAGAAAACAACAAAAACCCTTACCCCCTCTCAGGTTTAAAGCAACAACCGGTCATGATATCCTGGTTGGTCGGAATAATCGCCAGAATGATAAACTCAGTAAAAAGATAGCAAATAATCAGGATTTATGGCTCCATGTCAAAGAATTACCTGGTTCCCACGTTATAATCAGGAATCATACCGGGGATGAAATACCGACCAGAACAATAAAAGAGGCAGCTATTATCGCTGCCTACTATAGCAAAGGAAGGATGTCAGAAAACGTTCCGGTCGATTATACTGAGATAAAACATGTCAAAAAACCAAAAGGTGCTAAACCTGGTCTGGTCTATTATGAAAATTATAAAACTATTTACGTCAATCCAGACAAAAAAATAATCGAAAAACTGGCCTATCAAAAATGA
- the lnt gene encoding apolipoprotein N-acyltransferase, translating to MSLLLPFISGLFFIISLSFSHYYILGWLALIPLLFVLRKAKPAQGLFKGWFTGFIIISGTGYWLYSPLKSFSGLPVYGVVILLLLLFILVSSFYGLWGFLFCWLQSKKGLNVLLLGVSWTGMEFLRFLIIPDYPFAFLGYTQSCFPYLLQLADIGGVFLVSFVVVLINGLLFKIIVERRTSQFISLLLILLLVVGYGSWRINQINKITPEVVKIGFVHTDLSPVEKWREENIIPNINNLLEMTKGISDTSIVFWPESSLTFNIIKDDGYREFFYSKIKNMKPYLQVGSLSGIDGKSGIYNSSFLIDPNRGILQRYNKIRLVPFGEYMPLANIVEFLTGITMLSEIHGDKVTVFNLPGYKYKVVTCSEILYPDTVRKKAQFTNFIVNPSNEAWYNAGNLQQQMWVAAVFRAVENRRPVIRSTNYGLSGVITAVGKPRLKILPHSKGGYKSTVVKGRGTTIYQLAGDLPAFLILLLLIVWFLLKVYRDHF from the coding sequence ATGTCTTTATTATTGCCATTTATAAGTGGTTTATTTTTTATAATTTCACTTAGCTTTTCACATTATTATATCCTGGGATGGTTGGCCCTGATACCTTTACTTTTTGTTTTACGTAAAGCCAAACCTGCCCAGGGGTTATTTAAGGGTTGGTTTACCGGTTTTATAATTATTAGCGGGACCGGTTACTGGCTTTACAGTCCCCTGAAATCTTTCAGTGGTTTACCTGTTTATGGTGTTGTAATACTACTTTTATTACTTTTTATTTTAGTCAGCAGTTTTTACGGACTCTGGGGATTCCTTTTTTGCTGGTTACAGAGTAAAAAAGGGTTAAACGTCCTGTTACTGGGCGTAAGCTGGACAGGTATGGAGTTTCTTCGCTTTTTAATTATACCTGATTACCCTTTTGCCTTTTTAGGTTATACTCAGTCATGTTTTCCTTATCTCCTCCAGCTTGCTGATATTGGGGGGGTGTTTCTGGTTTCATTTGTGGTGGTTTTAATAAATGGACTATTATTTAAAATTATTGTAGAAAGAAGAACGAGTCAATTTATATCTCTGCTGTTAATTTTACTTTTAGTAGTTGGTTATGGAAGCTGGCGGATTAATCAAATTAATAAAATTACCCCTGAAGTTGTTAAAATAGGATTTGTTCATACTGATTTATCTCCAGTAGAAAAATGGCGGGAAGAGAATATAATCCCCAATATAAATAATCTGTTAGAAATGACAAAAGGGATATCTGATACCAGTATTGTTTTCTGGCCTGAGTCATCTTTAACATTTAATATAATAAAAGATGATGGTTACCGGGAATTTTTTTATAGTAAAATAAAAAATATGAAACCATATCTCCAGGTCGGGAGTCTCTCAGGCATAGATGGAAAATCAGGAATATATAACAGTAGTTTTCTTATAGATCCCAACCGGGGTATATTGCAGAGATATAATAAAATAAGACTTGTTCCCTTTGGTGAATATATGCCCCTGGCTAACATAGTTGAATTTCTTACCGGGATAACCATGCTTTCAGAAATCCATGGTGATAAAGTAACAGTATTTAATTTACCAGGGTATAAATACAAGGTAGTAACCTGTTCTGAAATACTATATCCCGATACTGTCAGGAAAAAAGCTCAATTTACCAATTTTATTGTAAATCCTTCCAATGAAGCGTGGTATAATGCCGGCAACCTCCAGCAACAAATGTGGGTGGCAGCGGTATTCCGGGCTGTTGAAAACAGGCGTCCTGTAATCAGGTCTACAAATTACGGTCTGTCAGGGGTAATTACTGCAGTTGGGAAACCCCGGTTAAAAATTTTACCCCACAGTAAAGGTGGATATAAAAGTACGGTTGTTAAAGGAAGGGGTACAACCATATATCAGTTAGCTGGTGATTTACCGGCCTTTCTAATATTATTACTTTTAATAGTCTGGTTTTTATTAAAAGTCTACCGGGATCATTTTTGA
- a CDS encoding calcium-transporting P-type ATPase, PMR1-type — protein sequence MEDREYYRLSKKEIEDRFQTSFKKGISSREARRRQFDYGPNHLKETNGRGIIHIFLSQFQDFMIMVLMFATILSFLLGEISDGFTILAIIVLNAIMGFIQEYRAEKSLEALKKLTAPKTKVIRNGKIQEINARELVPGDIIMIETGDRIPADARIIDSTNLQVDESLLTGESVAVDKSSKNITRKNLALGNQTNMVFMGTTVTRGKARAVVVNTGMETEMGKIASLINNNNDKELTPLQKRLKHLGKWLVFLSVFITMLIVVIGVLKGQSIYQMFLAGVSLAVAAIPEGLPAIVTLALAIGVQKMIKNNAIVRRLPAVETLGCATVICSDKTGTLTENKMEMTKIYLNRKIMKFKKDLKSPGLKKLLMIGALCNGAQPAEEEKSGPFKKIREFISGNQVPSFLGDPTDVALVRAIYKYGLSLRDLKTDYEVLKEEPFNSVRKRMSVLIKDTSTNKRQLWVKGAPEVILSLSDYVEINGNIQRLTKKARKEILKANDRMAEDGLRVLAIAYRDFSDRARKKDLTRYEDKLIILGLVGLIDPPRPEAYRAVESCYRAGIRPVMITGDHKITARVIAEDLGIISRGGRVLTGNELKQVSNKQLKGLVKEIQVYARISPEDKLRIVKALKENNEIVAMTGDGVNDAPAVKEADIGIAMGAKGTDVTKEVSSLILADDNFATIVKAIKEGRKIYNNIRKFIRYLLSCNIGEILAIFLGITLGLPIPLLPIQILWVNLVTDGLPALALGMEDDGEDVMEKPPRDPDESVFAHGMVSNITSQGFLIGISTMLAFLLAVFKLNLDINTARTMAFSTLVFSQLFFVFNCRSEERPFWNMSPFSNPYLFMAVLISLVMQLGVIYLPFLSKFFKTTVLNPEQWLIVIVLSTWSTIFLEIIRGIINNYKRD from the coding sequence ATGGAAGATAGAGAATATTACCGTCTGTCAAAAAAAGAAATTGAAGACAGGTTTCAGACTTCATTTAAGAAGGGAATAAGTAGCCGGGAGGCCAGACGAAGACAGTTTGATTACGGTCCGAATCATTTAAAAGAGACAAATGGTCGAGGTATAATTCATATATTTTTAAGTCAGTTTCAGGATTTTATGATAATGGTTTTAATGTTTGCTACCATATTATCCTTTTTACTGGGTGAAATCAGTGATGGTTTTACCATTCTGGCCATAATTGTATTAAACGCAATTATGGGATTTATCCAGGAGTATAGGGCTGAAAAGTCCCTTGAAGCCCTGAAAAAGTTAACAGCTCCAAAAACAAAAGTAATCAGAAATGGAAAGATTCAGGAAATCAACGCCCGGGAACTGGTACCTGGTGATATTATTATGATAGAAACAGGTGACAGGATTCCTGCTGATGCCAGAATTATTGACTCAACAAATCTACAGGTTGATGAATCCCTTTTGACCGGTGAGTCGGTGGCTGTTGATAAGTCCAGTAAAAACATTACCCGAAAAAATCTGGCCCTTGGTAATCAGACCAATATGGTGTTTATGGGAACTACTGTAACCCGGGGCAAAGCCAGGGCTGTGGTTGTAAATACTGGTATGGAAACAGAAATGGGTAAAATAGCCAGTTTAATAAATAATAATAATGACAAAGAATTAACCCCACTCCAGAAAAGGCTGAAGCACCTGGGTAAATGGCTGGTTTTTCTCAGTGTATTCATTACCATGTTGATTGTTGTAATCGGTGTTTTAAAAGGTCAATCGATTTATCAAATGTTTCTGGCCGGGGTTAGTCTGGCAGTAGCTGCTATCCCGGAGGGATTACCAGCTATAGTTACTTTAGCCCTTGCTATCGGTGTACAGAAGATGATTAAGAATAATGCCATAGTAAGGCGTCTTCCTGCCGTAGAAACCCTTGGTTGTGCTACAGTTATTTGTTCAGATAAAACAGGCACCTTAACAGAAAATAAAATGGAAATGACTAAAATATATCTTAATAGAAAAATAATGAAGTTTAAAAAAGATTTAAAATCCCCGGGGCTTAAGAAATTATTAATGATAGGGGCTCTCTGTAATGGAGCCCAACCTGCAGAAGAGGAAAAAAGTGGCCCGTTTAAAAAAATCAGGGAATTTATTTCCGGAAATCAGGTACCTTCTTTTTTGGGTGATCCCACCGATGTGGCCCTGGTAAGGGCTATATATAAATATGGACTTTCTTTGAGAGATTTAAAGACCGATTATGAGGTTTTAAAGGAAGAACCCTTTAATTCTGTTAGAAAAAGGATGTCAGTTTTAATAAAGGATACTTCTACAAATAAAAGACAATTATGGGTTAAGGGGGCCCCTGAAGTTATCCTGAGCCTCAGTGATTATGTTGAAATCAATGGTAATATTCAGAGATTAACCAAAAAGGCCAGAAAAGAGATATTAAAGGCCAATGACAGAATGGCCGAAGATGGTTTGAGAGTCCTGGCCATAGCCTATCGTGATTTTTCAGACCGGGCCAGGAAAAAGGATTTGACCAGATATGAAGATAAACTAATTATTCTCGGTTTAGTAGGTTTAATTGATCCCCCTCGTCCTGAAGCCTATAGGGCTGTTGAAAGTTGTTACCGTGCTGGAATAAGACCGGTAATGATTACAGGTGATCATAAAATTACAGCCAGGGTTATCGCTGAAGACCTCGGAATTATTTCCAGGGGAGGACGGGTTCTGACCGGAAATGAGCTTAAACAGGTCAGTAATAAACAATTAAAAGGACTGGTTAAGGAAATACAGGTCTATGCAAGAATATCACCTGAGGATAAATTAAGGATTGTTAAGGCCCTGAAGGAAAATAATGAAATTGTCGCCATGACAGGAGATGGGGTGAATGATGCCCCGGCTGTCAAAGAAGCTGATATTGGAATTGCTATGGGAGCCAAGGGAACAGATGTTACCAAAGAAGTGTCATCATTAATATTGGCTGATGATAATTTTGCTACCATTGTTAAAGCAATTAAAGAGGGAAGAAAGATATATAATAATATAAGGAAGTTTATTAGATACCTTTTATCCTGTAATATAGGTGAAATACTGGCTATTTTTCTGGGGATCACCCTGGGTTTACCTATTCCCCTATTACCTATTCAGATTTTGTGGGTTAATCTGGTAACTGATGGACTTCCTGCTCTTGCTCTGGGAATGGAAGATGATGGAGAAGATGTAATGGAGAAACCTCCCCGGGACCCTGATGAGAGTGTCTTCGCCCATGGAATGGTAAGTAATATTACCAGTCAGGGTTTTTTAATAGGAATCAGTACCATGCTTGCTTTTCTTCTGGCAGTTTTTAAATTAAACCTTGATATTAATACAGCACGGACTATGGCTTTTTCAACCCTTGTTTTCTCACAGCTATTTTTTGTATTTAATTGTCGGTCTGAAGAAAGGCCGTTCTGGAATATGTCTCCTTTTTCCAACCCCTATCTCTTCATGGCTGTTTTAATCTCACTGGTTATGCAGTTGGGTGTAATCTATTTACCTTTTTTAAGTAAGTTCTTTAAAACAACAGTTTTAAATCCAGAACAATGGCTAATAGTAATTGTTCTATCAACATGGTCAACTATATTTTTAGAAATAATAAGGGGTATTATAAATAATTATAAAAGGGATTGA
- the coaBC gene encoding bifunctional phosphopantothenoylcysteine decarboxylase/phosphopantothenate--cysteine ligase CoaBC translates to MDEEKKHVLLGVTGGIAAYKAVDVASRLTKAGVSTHVVMTESAKKFVTPLTFRSITHNPVEDDLFTPPAHYNVKHTSLASLVDVCLVAPATANFIGKIASGIADDLLTTVIMATNSPVLISPSMNVNMYNNPIVQDNISYLKDKGYKIIEPSSGYLACGDTGKGRLPEPYQLVEHVLKYLSDKDLQDRNILITAGPTREPLDPVRFLSNYSSGKMGYALARAASFRGARVTLISGPGNLKPPVGVNFIRVKTARDMFGEVKSLADDQDIFILAAAVSDYRPSHFSRHKIKKKDTDMKLVLERNPDIAAYLGKNKTSKQLLIGFAAESDSIIENAREKMIKKNLDMIIANDITGENTGFESDYNKGYLIRRGNVEKLPEMDKYKLANLILDQINK, encoded by the coding sequence ATGGATGAAGAAAAAAAACACGTTCTGCTGGGGGTAACTGGTGGAATTGCAGCCTACAAGGCTGTCGATGTGGCCAGCCGTTTAACTAAAGCAGGGGTATCAACCCATGTGGTAATGACAGAATCAGCCAAAAAGTTTGTAACCCCACTAACCTTCCGGAGTATTACCCATAATCCGGTAGAAGATGATTTGTTTACTCCTCCGGCCCATTATAATGTAAAACATACTTCCCTGGCCAGCCTGGTCGATGTCTGCCTGGTGGCCCCGGCAACAGCTAATTTTATTGGCAAAATAGCCAGTGGTATTGCTGATGATCTGTTGACAACAGTAATTATGGCCACCAATTCACCGGTTTTAATCTCTCCTTCAATGAATGTTAATATGTATAACAACCCTATAGTTCAGGATAACATTTCATACCTGAAGGATAAGGGATATAAAATAATTGAGCCTTCTTCGGGTTATCTTGCCTGTGGTGATACCGGGAAGGGAAGGTTACCTGAACCTTATCAACTCGTTGAACATGTCTTAAAATATTTATCTGATAAAGATCTGCAAGATAGAAATATTTTGATTACGGCAGGACCTACCAGAGAGCCTCTGGATCCGGTCAGGTTTTTATCGAATTATTCCAGTGGGAAAATGGGTTATGCCCTGGCCCGGGCTGCTTCTTTCAGGGGAGCCAGAGTGACCCTGATCTCTGGACCGGGGAATCTAAAGCCTCCTGTCGGAGTTAATTTTATTAGAGTAAAGACGGCCAGGGATATGTTTGGTGAAGTAAAAAGTCTGGCAGACGATCAGGATATTTTTATTCTGGCAGCTGCTGTTTCTGATTACCGACCATCCCATTTTTCCAGACATAAAATTAAGAAAAAAGATACAGATATGAAACTGGTTCTGGAACGCAATCCTGATATTGCTGCTTATTTAGGTAAGAATAAAACCTCAAAACAGTTATTAATAGGATTTGCGGCTGAATCAGACAGTATTATAGAAAATGCCCGGGAGAAAATGATAAAAAAGAATCTTGATATGATTATTGCCAATGATATTACTGGAGAGAATACCGGTTTTGAAAGTGATTATAATAAGGGTTATTTAATTCGAAGAGGGAATGTTGAAAAATTACCGGAGATGGATAAATATAAACTGGCTAATTTAATTTTAGACCAGATAAACAAATAG
- the remA gene encoding extracellular matrix/biofilm regulator RemA, with protein sequence MSVNLINIGFGNIVAGNRVIAVVSPESAPIKRIIQEARERGMLIDATYGRRTRAVIITDSDHVILSAIQPETVSHRLSGEDGNR encoded by the coding sequence TTGAGTGTTAATTTAATTAATATAGGATTTGGAAACATTGTAGCAGGAAACAGGGTAATTGCTGTTGTTAGTCCTGAATCAGCACCTATAAAGAGAATAATCCAGGAAGCCCGGGAGAGGGGTATGCTCATTGATGCTACCTATGGTAGAAGGACCAGGGCTGTCATCATTACAGATAGTGATCATGTTATTCTATCAGCTATTCAACCAGAAACAGTCTCCCACCGTTTAAGCGGGGAAGATGGGAACAGATAG
- the gmk gene encoding guanylate kinase, with the protein MGKGKLFVLSGPSGVGKGTVLDKLLSDFKDVQYSVSATTRKPRPGEKDGVDYFFLSREKFFKMVENNEFIEWAEVHNNYYGTPKIFVDKCLAEGKDVILEIDIQGARQVKKLYPDAIFIFLVPPSLNELKRRLNHRGSEDEKNMKIRLNNAEDELKEVKNYDYKVVNDRLDDAVEKLKSIIIAEKCKIREEDCQ; encoded by the coding sequence ATGGGAAAGGGGAAACTTTTTGTACTGTCAGGTCCTTCTGGTGTAGGTAAAGGGACGGTTTTAGATAAATTATTATCTGATTTTAAAGATGTCCAGTACTCTGTTTCTGCCACTACAAGAAAACCCAGACCGGGGGAGAAAGATGGAGTAGATTACTTTTTTCTCAGCCGTGAGAAGTTTTTTAAAATGGTTGAGAATAATGAATTTATCGAATGGGCCGAAGTCCATAATAATTATTACGGAACTCCTAAAATATTTGTAGATAAATGCCTGGCTGAGGGTAAAGATGTTATTCTGGAAATAGATATTCAGGGGGCACGCCAGGTCAAAAAGCTCTACCCCGATGCCATCTTTATTTTTTTGGTTCCCCCGTCTCTTAATGAATTAAAAAGGCGTTTAAATCATCGTGGTTCAGAAGATGAAAAAAATATGAAAATCAGGTTAAATAATGCTGAAGATGAATTAAAAGAGGTTAAAAATTATGATTATAAAGTTGTTAATGACCGGCTTGATGATGCTGTTGAAAAATTAAAATCTATAATTATAGCTGAAAAATGTAAAATAAGGGAGGAGGATTGTCAATGA
- the rpoZ gene encoding DNA-directed RNA polymerase subunit omega produces the protein MITYPSMGKLLKKVDSPYTLVILASRRARQLNVGARGLIEEYKSKKPVSRSLEEIAAGKVTYEIKRRN, from the coding sequence ATGATAACCTATCCTTCAATGGGAAAGCTTTTAAAAAAAGTGGACAGTCCTTATACTTTAGTTATACTGGCTTCAAGGAGGGCCCGTCAATTAAACGTGGGAGCCAGGGGACTTATTGAAGAATATAAAAGTAAAAAACCTGTCTCCAGGAGCCTGGAGGAGATCGCAGCGGGTAAAGTCACCTATGAAATTAAAAGACGTAATTAG